A region from the Salmo trutta chromosome 40, fSalTru1.1, whole genome shotgun sequence genome encodes:
- the LOC115180226 gene encoding uncharacterized protein LOC115180226 isoform X3, whose amino-acid sequence MGHQKWCNTVALALIFIVLPLNVYLLCQTSLHVSVKMLVQVKYSQQQKYVKLDEDEGRFDFMQFHENVIERFCLPPDAKVIYKDATGTEVDAEIFSDLVGQGNVVLTLFSDQEFSDFSLSSASETSDSSFSSSASTIILDDVPSKRQRIEDTHDAVSAEQEHFYDAASSTGYISWRLKTVQRKIRRGSELPPNSPIDFSPGGPNFQRTVNAERQLDGDACQEAMSLLNHTTDNSLIFQKMRETFQHRQKLVNDPGRSVDILSSFPRFLDTKGLVDQDFTLLFDGDTSSRLLQKWDLFFKPNVIKEAKRLTSTPELRRLVQSAESLPGSDLDEPTTYDQEMASLLLLLHLLPPPPGGLKSPKISACDAVERLVVFHKSCCSLEEHLRNQQGQQPYLLAVGRQKSKIESYITMDKRLIPCKANRLIH is encoded by the exons ATGGGTCACCAAAAATGGTGTAACACTGTCGCCTTAGCTTTAATCTTTATCGTTCTtcctttaaatgtttatttacttTGTCAAACTTCCTTGCATGTCTCAGTCAAAATGCTGGTCCAGGTGAAGTACAGCCAACAGCAGAAATATGTGAAGCTGGATGAGGATGAAGGACGGTTTGACTTTATGCAATTCCATGAAAACG TCATCGAGAGATTTTGCCTGCCACCTGATGCAAAAGTTATATACAAGGATGCAACAGGGACAGAAGTTGATGCAGAAATATTCAGCGACCTCGTTGGACAAGGCAATGTGGTGCTGACACTATTCTCAGATCAGG AATTCTCTGATTTCTCCTTGTCTTCTGCTTCTGAGACGTCTGACTCAAGCTTCAGCTCAAGTGCATCAACTATAATCCTAGATGATGTCCCTAGCAAGAGACAAAGAATTGAGGATAcacatgatgctgtgtctgctgaACAG GAACACTTCTATGATGCTGCAAGCAGCACAGGATACATTTCTTGGCGTCTGAAAACAGTCCAGAGGAAGATTCGTCGAGGATCTGAACTGCCACCAAATAGCCCAATTGACTTTTCTCCAGGGGGCCCAAATTTCCAAAGGACTGTTAATGCTGAAAGGCAGCTTGATGGTGATGCTTGCCAAGAGGCCATGTCTTTGCTCAACCATACCACAGACAATTCCCTGATTTTCCAGAAGATGAGAGAGACCTTTCAGCACCGTCAGAAGCTCGTTAATGACCCAGGCAGAAGTGTTGATATCCTCTCCAGCTTCCCAAGATTCCTGGATACAAAAGGATTG GTGGACCAAGACTTCACTCTCCTATTTGATGGCGACACATCCTCCAGGCTTCTTCAGAAATGGGATTTGTTCTTCAAGCCAAATGTCATAAAAGAGGCTAAGCGGCTCACCTCAACACCAGAGTTGCGTCGCTTGGTGCAGTCAGCAGAAAGTCTCCCAGGAAGTGATCTTGATGAGCCAACAA CCTACGACCAAGAAATGGCTTCCCTGTTGTTGCTGTTACATCTCCTTCCACCACCTCCAGGGGGACTGAAGTCTCCAAAAATTAGTGCATGTGATGCAGTTGAGAGACTTGTTGTCTTTCATAAG TCATGCTGCAGTTTGGAGGAGCATCTCCGCAACCAGCAGGGTCAGCAGCCGTACCTCCTCGCTGTTGGGCGTCAGAAGAGCAAGATTGAGAGCTACATCACAATGGATAAGCGTCTCATCCCATGCAAGGCAAACCGTTTAATTCATTGA
- the LOC115180226 gene encoding uncharacterized protein LOC115180226 isoform X2 has product MGHQKWCNTVALALIFIVLPLNVYLLCQTSLHVSVKMLVQVKYSQQQKYVKLDEDEGRFDFMQFHENEFSDFSLSSASETSDSSFSSSASTIILDDVPSKRQRIEDTHDAVSAEQLIEAVLRGKSEEVLQEYQTTETLTDAARRKMVNILVAHMIDNHGHRPTKAIREDYARGIVMLFPSLKDPYSKKGYEHFYDAASSTGYISWRLKTVQRKIRRGSELPPNSPIDFSPGGPNFQRTVNAERQLDGDACQEAMSLLNHTTDNSLIFQKMRETFQHRQKLVNDPGRSVDILSSFPRFLDTKGLVDQDFTLLFDGDTSSRLLQKWDLFFKPNVIKEAKRLTSTPELRRLVQSAESLPGSDLDEPTTYDQEMASLLLLLHLLPPPPGGLKSPKISACDAVERLVVFHKSCCSLEEHLRNQQGQQPYLLAVGRQKSKIESYITMDKRLIPCKANRLIH; this is encoded by the exons ATGGGTCACCAAAAATGGTGTAACACTGTCGCCTTAGCTTTAATCTTTATCGTTCTtcctttaaatgtttatttacttTGTCAAACTTCCTTGCATGTCTCAGTCAAAATGCTGGTCCAGGTGAAGTACAGCCAACAGCAGAAATATGTGAAGCTGGATGAGGATGAAGGACGGTTTGACTTTATGCAATTCCATGAAAACG AATTCTCTGATTTCTCCTTGTCTTCTGCTTCTGAGACGTCTGACTCAAGCTTCAGCTCAAGTGCATCAACTATAATCCTAGATGATGTCCCTAGCAAGAGACAAAGAATTGAGGATAcacatgatgctgtgtctgctgaACAG tTGATTGAAGCTGTGCTAAGAGGCAAGTCTGAAGAAGTACTACAGGAGTACCAAACAACAGAAACCCTAACAGATGCTGCAAGAAGAAAAATGGTTAACATCCTGGTGGCTCACATGATTGACAATCATGG GCACCGCCCCACTAAAGCAATCAGAGAAGATTATGCGCGTGGGATAGTGATGTTGTTCCCTTCCCTCAAGGATCCATACTCCAAGAAGGGCTAT GAACACTTCTATGATGCTGCAAGCAGCACAGGATACATTTCTTGGCGTCTGAAAACAGTCCAGAGGAAGATTCGTCGAGGATCTGAACTGCCACCAAATAGCCCAATTGACTTTTCTCCAGGGGGCCCAAATTTCCAAAGGACTGTTAATGCTGAAAGGCAGCTTGATGGTGATGCTTGCCAAGAGGCCATGTCTTTGCTCAACCATACCACAGACAATTCCCTGATTTTCCAGAAGATGAGAGAGACCTTTCAGCACCGTCAGAAGCTCGTTAATGACCCAGGCAGAAGTGTTGATATCCTCTCCAGCTTCCCAAGATTCCTGGATACAAAAGGATTG GTGGACCAAGACTTCACTCTCCTATTTGATGGCGACACATCCTCCAGGCTTCTTCAGAAATGGGATTTGTTCTTCAAGCCAAATGTCATAAAAGAGGCTAAGCGGCTCACCTCAACACCAGAGTTGCGTCGCTTGGTGCAGTCAGCAGAAAGTCTCCCAGGAAGTGATCTTGATGAGCCAACAA CCTACGACCAAGAAATGGCTTCCCTGTTGTTGCTGTTACATCTCCTTCCACCACCTCCAGGGGGACTGAAGTCTCCAAAAATTAGTGCATGTGATGCAGTTGAGAGACTTGTTGTCTTTCATAAG TCATGCTGCAGTTTGGAGGAGCATCTCCGCAACCAGCAGGGTCAGCAGCCGTACCTCCTCGCTGTTGGGCGTCAGAAGAGCAAGATTGAGAGCTACATCACAATGGATAAGCGTCTCATCCCATGCAAGGCAAACCGTTTAATTCATTGA
- the LOC115180226 gene encoding uncharacterized protein LOC115180226 isoform X1 has protein sequence MGHQKWCNTVALALIFIVLPLNVYLLCQTSLHVSVKMLVQVKYSQQQKYVKLDEDEGRFDFMQFHENVIERFCLPPDAKVIYKDATGTEVDAEIFSDLVGQGNVVLTLFSDQEFSDFSLSSASETSDSSFSSSASTIILDDVPSKRQRIEDTHDAVSAEQLIEAVLRGKSEEVLQEYQTTETLTDAARRKMVNILVAHMIDNHGHRPTKAIREDYARGIVMLFPSLKDPYSKKGYEHFYDAASSTGYISWRLKTVQRKIRRGSELPPNSPIDFSPGGPNFQRTVNAERQLDGDACQEAMSLLNHTTDNSLIFQKMRETFQHRQKLVNDPGRSVDILSSFPRFLDTKGLVDQDFTLLFDGDTSSRLLQKWDLFFKPNVIKEAKRLTSTPELRRLVQSAESLPGSDLDEPTTYDQEMASLLLLLHLLPPPPGGLKSPKISACDAVERLVVFHKSCCSLEEHLRNQQGQQPYLLAVGRQKSKIESYITMDKRLIPCKANRLIH, from the exons ATGGGTCACCAAAAATGGTGTAACACTGTCGCCTTAGCTTTAATCTTTATCGTTCTtcctttaaatgtttatttacttTGTCAAACTTCCTTGCATGTCTCAGTCAAAATGCTGGTCCAGGTGAAGTACAGCCAACAGCAGAAATATGTGAAGCTGGATGAGGATGAAGGACGGTTTGACTTTATGCAATTCCATGAAAACG TCATCGAGAGATTTTGCCTGCCACCTGATGCAAAAGTTATATACAAGGATGCAACAGGGACAGAAGTTGATGCAGAAATATTCAGCGACCTCGTTGGACAAGGCAATGTGGTGCTGACACTATTCTCAGATCAGG AATTCTCTGATTTCTCCTTGTCTTCTGCTTCTGAGACGTCTGACTCAAGCTTCAGCTCAAGTGCATCAACTATAATCCTAGATGATGTCCCTAGCAAGAGACAAAGAATTGAGGATAcacatgatgctgtgtctgctgaACAG tTGATTGAAGCTGTGCTAAGAGGCAAGTCTGAAGAAGTACTACAGGAGTACCAAACAACAGAAACCCTAACAGATGCTGCAAGAAGAAAAATGGTTAACATCCTGGTGGCTCACATGATTGACAATCATGG GCACCGCCCCACTAAAGCAATCAGAGAAGATTATGCGCGTGGGATAGTGATGTTGTTCCCTTCCCTCAAGGATCCATACTCCAAGAAGGGCTAT GAACACTTCTATGATGCTGCAAGCAGCACAGGATACATTTCTTGGCGTCTGAAAACAGTCCAGAGGAAGATTCGTCGAGGATCTGAACTGCCACCAAATAGCCCAATTGACTTTTCTCCAGGGGGCCCAAATTTCCAAAGGACTGTTAATGCTGAAAGGCAGCTTGATGGTGATGCTTGCCAAGAGGCCATGTCTTTGCTCAACCATACCACAGACAATTCCCTGATTTTCCAGAAGATGAGAGAGACCTTTCAGCACCGTCAGAAGCTCGTTAATGACCCAGGCAGAAGTGTTGATATCCTCTCCAGCTTCCCAAGATTCCTGGATACAAAAGGATTG GTGGACCAAGACTTCACTCTCCTATTTGATGGCGACACATCCTCCAGGCTTCTTCAGAAATGGGATTTGTTCTTCAAGCCAAATGTCATAAAAGAGGCTAAGCGGCTCACCTCAACACCAGAGTTGCGTCGCTTGGTGCAGTCAGCAGAAAGTCTCCCAGGAAGTGATCTTGATGAGCCAACAA CCTACGACCAAGAAATGGCTTCCCTGTTGTTGCTGTTACATCTCCTTCCACCACCTCCAGGGGGACTGAAGTCTCCAAAAATTAGTGCATGTGATGCAGTTGAGAGACTTGTTGTCTTTCATAAG TCATGCTGCAGTTTGGAGGAGCATCTCCGCAACCAGCAGGGTCAGCAGCCGTACCTCCTCGCTGTTGGGCGTCAGAAGAGCAAGATTGAGAGCTACATCACAATGGATAAGCGTCTCATCCCATGCAAGGCAAACCGTTTAATTCATTGA
- the LOC115180226 gene encoding uncharacterized protein LOC115180226 isoform X4 encodes MVNILVAHMIDNHGHRPTKAIREDYARGIVMLFPSLKDPYSKKGYEHFYDAASSTGYISWRLKTVQRKIRRGSELPPNSPIDFSPGGPNFQRTVNAERQLDGDACQEAMSLLNHTTDNSLIFQKMRETFQHRQKLVNDPGRSVDILSSFPRFLDTKGLVDQDFTLLFDGDTSSRLLQKWDLFFKPNVIKEAKRLTSTPELRRLVQSAESLPGSDLDEPTTYDQEMASLLLLLHLLPPPPGGLKSPKISACDAVERLVVFHKSCCSLEEHLRNQQGQQPYLLAVGRQKSKIESYITMDKRLIPCKANRLIH; translated from the exons ATGGTTAACATCCTGGTGGCTCACATGATTGACAATCATGG GCACCGCCCCACTAAAGCAATCAGAGAAGATTATGCGCGTGGGATAGTGATGTTGTTCCCTTCCCTCAAGGATCCATACTCCAAGAAGGGCTAT GAACACTTCTATGATGCTGCAAGCAGCACAGGATACATTTCTTGGCGTCTGAAAACAGTCCAGAGGAAGATTCGTCGAGGATCTGAACTGCCACCAAATAGCCCAATTGACTTTTCTCCAGGGGGCCCAAATTTCCAAAGGACTGTTAATGCTGAAAGGCAGCTTGATGGTGATGCTTGCCAAGAGGCCATGTCTTTGCTCAACCATACCACAGACAATTCCCTGATTTTCCAGAAGATGAGAGAGACCTTTCAGCACCGTCAGAAGCTCGTTAATGACCCAGGCAGAAGTGTTGATATCCTCTCCAGCTTCCCAAGATTCCTGGATACAAAAGGATTG GTGGACCAAGACTTCACTCTCCTATTTGATGGCGACACATCCTCCAGGCTTCTTCAGAAATGGGATTTGTTCTTCAAGCCAAATGTCATAAAAGAGGCTAAGCGGCTCACCTCAACACCAGAGTTGCGTCGCTTGGTGCAGTCAGCAGAAAGTCTCCCAGGAAGTGATCTTGATGAGCCAACAA CCTACGACCAAGAAATGGCTTCCCTGTTGTTGCTGTTACATCTCCTTCCACCACCTCCAGGGGGACTGAAGTCTCCAAAAATTAGTGCATGTGATGCAGTTGAGAGACTTGTTGTCTTTCATAAG TCATGCTGCAGTTTGGAGGAGCATCTCCGCAACCAGCAGGGTCAGCAGCCGTACCTCCTCGCTGTTGGGCGTCAGAAGAGCAAGATTGAGAGCTACATCACAATGGATAAGCGTCTCATCCCATGCAAGGCAAACCGTTTAATTCATTGA